In one Drosophila pseudoobscura strain MV-25-SWS-2005 chromosome X, UCI_Dpse_MV25, whole genome shotgun sequence genomic region, the following are encoded:
- the LOC4815952 gene encoding uncharacterized protein: protein MLQLPRPSRSTLHCGLAALITVLLMTWVRPLGVLFLGLLSYWLYWTRCSFRIVLTPEVRSKLESWGRRADDWRRNSPSMFCAVSTGCLATLAVLGHIISGSTVVLTLLVLSALVSTKYNFKLLKIEHKVQDFQWSEKLNYNNLESEVEDEFLPDVNESNLFVLERASDVATISSPTDVEEEDEGSDDIPSELLIPDVIPEIDENSTDEDDELAPLAQQRREGASVSSLAANPKRGQSDASSSSDMDFRKGHFKRDSSLSTTSSSSEESLSKGLQFPDHTTVDAGDGPQLRQLTSGPAHQISDPASELVALAVKSQAQALLASSGKLLPSLVSGLVQWGAGGNNAVEAVDAGSQQQQPQQRRIVTALDSSDESDFEILETDDFK, encoded by the exons ATGTTACAGCTTCCCCGCCCATCGCGGTCGACGCTGCACTGTGGTCTGGCCGCCCTGATTACAGTCCTGCTAATGACCTG GGTTCGACCCCTTGGAGTGCTGTTCCTTGGCCTTCTCAGCTACTGGCTGTACTGGACGCGCTGCAGCTTCCGCATCGTACTTACGCCCGAGGTGCGCAGCAAGCTCGAGAGTTGGGGACGGAGGGCAGACGACTGGCGCAGGAACAGCCCGAGCATGTTCTGCGCGGTGAGCACTGGCTGCCTTGCCACCTTGGCCGTGCTGGGCCACATCATATCTGGGTCCACGGTGGTGCTGACGCTTCTAGTGCTGTCCGCACTGGTCTCCACCAAGTATAACTTTAAGTTGCTGAAGATAGAGCACAAGGTGCAAG ATTTCCAGTGGTCAGAAAAGCTCAACTACAATAACCTGGAGTCGGAGGTGGAGGACGAGTTCCTGCCCGATGTGAATGAGTCGAATCTGTTTGTTCTGGAACGGGCCAGCGATGTGGCCACCATCAGCTCACCCACCGAtgtcgaggaggaggacgagggcAGTGACGACATACCTTCGGAGCTGCTCATACCAGATGTGATACCCGAGATTGATGAGAACTCCacggacgaggacgacgagcTGGCCCCGCTCGCCCAGCAGAGGCGGGAGGGGGCTTCTGTCTCCTCTCTGGCAGCCAACCCCAAACGGGGCCAGTCGGATGCCAGCTCCTCCTCAGACATGGACTTCCGCAAGGGCCACTTCAAGCGCGACTCTTCGCTGTCCACCACCTCGTCCTCGTCGGAGGAGAGTCTCTCCAAGGGCCTGCAGTTCCCTGATCACACCACCGTCGATGCCGGCGATGGACCCCAGCTGCGGCAACTCACCTCCGGGCCCGCACACCAGATCTCTGACCCGGCCAGCGAGCTGGTGGCTTTGGCCGTTAAAAGCCAGGCCCAGGCGCTACTGGCCAGCAGTGGCAAGCTGCTGCCTAGCCTTGTCTCCGGCCTGGTGCAGTGGGGAGCGGGTGGCAACAATGCTGTGGAGGCCGTGGATGCTGGgtctcagcagcagcagccgcagcagcggcgcATAGTCACCGCCTTGGACTCGTCCGACGAGAGTGATTTTGAGATACTCGAAACGGATGACTTTAAGTAA